The following are encoded together in the Triticum dicoccoides isolate Atlit2015 ecotype Zavitan chromosome 6B, WEW_v2.0, whole genome shotgun sequence genome:
- the LOC119320298 gene encoding uncharacterized protein LOC119320298, whose protein sequence is MEETSFTVVSISQWGNWLGAIMFSSSTGQWRASPWIEGFAFFNQCRYAYGCFYGLTECRQKLLVLDTREMEFSLADLPPEARGSSERDVDIAFVEAGEGITGMFVHPGNTYSISYLTKRNNGGSSSHWKLEKTIPLDFTGSRFMGSSGMHLLLRCWREFPSPDLGTFTLDIKTFQFERVASQYGAYIYSNFPPSLLSSPTISSGAENEAEEMLEQGGAASSSA, encoded by the coding sequence ATGGAAGAGACATCATTCACAGTGGTCTCGATCTCACAGTGGGGAAATTGGCTGGGAGCAATCATGTTCTCTTCCAGCACCGGACAGTGGCGAGCTAGTCCATGGATTGAAGGATTTGCCTTCTTCAACCAGTGCCGGTACGCGTATGGCTGCTTCTACGGGTTGACAGAGTGCAGGCAAAAGTTGCTGGTGCTTGACACACGGGAAATGGAGTTCTCTCTTGCTGACCTCCCACCTGAAGCGAGGGGTTCTTCGGAACGTGATGTGGATATTGCCTTTGTGGAAGCAGGGGAAGGCATCACTGGGATGTTTGTGCATCCAGGTAACACATATAGCATCAGTTATCTAACTAAGCGAAACAATGGTGGGAGTTCCAGCCACTGGAAGTTGGAGAAGACAATCCCACTGGATTTTACTGGGTCCAGGTTCATGGGTTCAAGCGGAATGCACTTGCTTCTGCGTTGTTGGCGAGAATTCCCATCGCCCGATCTAGGCACTTTCACGCTTGACATCAAAACATTCCAGTTTGAGAGGGTCGCATCACAGTATGGGGCATATATATATAGCAACTTCCCACCATCATTGCTGTCGTCGCCTACAATATCAAGTG